Proteins from a single region of Eublepharis macularius isolate TG4126 chromosome 9, MPM_Emac_v1.0, whole genome shotgun sequence:
- the MIOX gene encoding inositol oxygenase translates to MKVVNMGCDPSEIYRPDIDLQNGKPKENFRNYKEGPLMDRVFNTYLLMHTNQTVAFVRKKNEEYGGCGLHQMTIMEALDLLDKVVDESDPDVDFPNSYHAYQTAEGIRKAHPDKDWFHLVGLLHDMGKVLALLGEPQWAVVGDTFPVGCEVQDSVVLRDSTFHNNPDMKNPLYNSKYGIYQPNCGLEKVLMSWGHDEYMYKVMKRNNFALPQEAFYMIRFHSFYPWHTGGDYMHLCNEEDLRMLPWVREFNKFDLYTKCENLPEPQELKPYYQSLIDKYCPGQLQW, encoded by the exons ATGAAGGTGGTGAACATG GGATGCGACCCCTCTGAGATCTACCGGCCCGACATCGATTTGCAGAATGGGAAGCCGAAGGAGAACTTCCGCAACTACAAG GAGGGGCCGCTGATGGACCGGGTGTTCAACACCTATCTGCTTATGCACACCAACCAGACGGTGGCATTTGTGAGGAAGAAG AATGAGGAGTACGGGGGCTGCGGCCTCCACCAGATGACCATCATGGAGGCCTTGGACCTGCTGGACAAAGTGGTGGACGAGTCGGACCCAGATGTTGACTTCCCCAACTCCTACCATGCCTACCAGACAGCCGAGGGCATCCGTAAGGCCCACCCTGATAAAG ATTGGTTCCACCTGGTCGGACTGCTTCATGACATGGGGAAGGTCTTGGCACTGCTTGGCGAGCCACAA TGGGCCGTGGTGGGGGATACGTTCCCCGTGGGCTGCGAAGTGCAGGACTCTGTCGTCTTACGGGATTCCACCTTCCATAACAACCCTGACATGAAGAACCCGTTATACAA CTCCAAATATGGGATTTACCAGCCTAACTGTGGCTTGGAGAAGGTCCTCATGTCCTGGGGCCATGACG aaTACATGTACAAAGTGATGAAGCGGAATAACTTTGCCCTGCCACAGGAG GCTTTCTACATGATCCGATTCCACTCCTTCTACCCTTGGCACACGGGAGGGGATTATATGCACCTGTGCAACGAAGAAGACCTGCGCATGCTGCCCTGGGTGAGAGAGTTCAA CAAGTTTGACCTCTACACCAAGTGCGAGAATCTGCCCGAACCCCAGGAGCTCAAGCCCTATTACCAAAGCCTCATAGACAAATACTGCCCTGGACAGCTGCAGTGGTGA